ACCTACCTGGGCGACCCGGCCTTCGAGCCGCTGATGGCCGAGCTGGGCAGGCGGGGCGCGGTCGTGTTCGTGCACCCTTCGGCGTTGCCCGCCGAGCCGGTGCCCGGCATCCCGCCGTTCGCGGCGGACTTCCTGCTCGACACCGTGCGGGCCGCGACGAACCTGGTGGCCGGCGGCACCGTGCACCGCCATCCCGGCCTGAAGGTCGTCCTGTCCCACGCGGGCGGTTTCCTGCCGTACGCGGCGGAGCGCATCGCCGCCTGCCTGGAGATGGCGGGCGGTGAGCGCGGCACTGCGGAACTGCTGGGCGACCTGCGCCGGTTCTACTTCGACACCGCGCTGTCGGCTTCGCCGTACTCGCTGCCCGGTCTCACGGCGTTCGCCGACCCGGAGCGCATCCTGTTCGGCAGCGATTTCCCTTACGCGCCAGCGGAAATCGCCACCTTCATGACGGAGCGCCTGGACGCGGCGCCGGGGATCGACCACGCCGCGATCGACCGGACCAACGCCGCCCGCCTGCTGCCTCGCCGGGGCTGAGCGTCCGGCCAGGTCGGTCCACAGTGGATCGACCTCGACGCGGCTGGCCCGGCGGAGCGGTGATCACTATCGTTGCTCGTCGATGCCGCAGGTGCTGCGGTGACGGCGCGCGGAAGCAGGTGAGGGTTCAGTGGATCTCGGACTGACCGGCAAGGTCGCGGTCGTGCCCGGTGCGACCTCCGGGTTGGGCGCGGCGGTCGTGCGCGGGCTGGCGGCCGAAGGCGCGCACGTCGCGTTCGGCGGGCGCCGCGGGGAACTCGCGGCGCAGCAGGCCGCCGAGCTGCCGTCCGCGGTGGGCATCGGAGTGGACATCACCGAACCGGACGGCCCGCGCTCGCTGATCGACGCCGCCGCCGTGTTCGGGCCGGTGGACGTGCTGGTGCTCAACGGCGGCGGCCCCGCGCCCGGCACCGCCGCCGAGATGAGCGCCGAAGCCGCGCAGGACGCGGTGCGACTGCTGCTGTCCGCGCACATCCGCCTGGTCGAAGCGGTCCTGCCGGGCATGCGCGAACGCGGCTGGGGCCGGATCGTCGCGATCGGTTCCAGCGGCGTCCAGCAGCCGATCAACGGGCTCGCCGCCTCCAACGTGGGTCGCGGCGCGCTCGCCGGGTACTTGAAGACCCTCGCCGGTGAGGTCGCCGCCGACGGGGTCACCGCGAACATGGTGCTGCCCGGCCGGATCGAGACGGAGCGGCTCAACTCGCTCAACGCCGCCATGGCCGAGCGGCGCGGCGTCGCCGCCGACGAGGTGCGCGACGCGTCCCGCGCGGACATCCCGGCGGGCCGGTTCGGCACGCCCGAGGAGTACGCGGCGGCGGTCGTGTTCCTGGCGAGCGCCCAGGCGTCCTACATCACCGGTGAACAGCTCCGCTGCGACGGCGGTCTGATCCGCGCGCACTAGTGGCGTGCGGGTGGTGGTGGCTGAGCCGGACCTGGTCGCGCTTCCAGCGCTCACAGCACCAAGCCCGCCTCAGCCACCGCCGACGAGGCGGCTACCCGCTCACCGGGCACGGCAGGTCCTGAGGTAGCTCAGGAACGACGCCTGCAGGCCGGTCACGTGCGTTTCGCGCATGATCGCGCTGGTGACGGCTTCGCCGCGCGCGGTGAGGCGGTGCAGGACGGTGGCCGTGTTCTTCGACATGGCCTGGTAGATCGCCATGTCGCCGAGCAGCTCCTGCTCGTTGAGGGTCACGTGGAGCCGCGCGGCTCGCTGCCCGTCGCCGAGCTCCTGGAGCCGGGCGAAGATCCGGCTGTCCGCGCCGGCCACGCCGGGGCTGCCCGCCCCGATGCTCTCGAAGAGCGGGCAACCGGTGAGCCAGGTGTAGAGGCCGAACAGGCCGCCGTAGGAGTAGCCGAAGAGCCCGTGGCCGCTGGTGGCGGTGCCGTAGTCGCGTTCGATCCGCGGGTGCAGTTCCGCGGTGAGGAAGTTCAGGAACGCGTCGGCGTGGGTGTCGCGCAGTTCGGCGAGGTAGGCGTCGGTTTCCTCGCGCGTCCTCGAACCCGCTCGGAATCCCGCTTCCGCGGCGTCGACGAGCTCCGCGGCGATGGGCTCGCCGGGTGGCACGAGGTCCCTGTTGCGCAGCCGATCCCAGTGCTGCGCGTCTTCGCCCGCATAGCCGACGCTGACCTGGATGTAGGGCTGGATCCGCTGCATCGGATCGGCCTGGGCCACGATGAGCGGTGCCGTCATGCCCACGGCCCAGTTGCCGTCGAGCACGTACAGGGCCGGCGCTCGCGTCGTGGCGGGGTCGTAGCCCGGTGGCGTGGTGACCCACACGCCGTAGTCGTGCCCGCCGCCGGAGCGCATCTCGAAGTAGTCGGTGTCGGCGAGGCAGCCGTGCCACATGGTGCTCATCGGGGGTCCTTCACAGCATGTCCGGTTCGGACGGTCGGTACGGCATGGGCGGGGGAGGTGGAGAGTTTCGGATCGTCGTTGCGGAGCACGAGGGAAAGCTCAGGTGAACGTGGGCGTCGGTCAGGCGAAGCCGATGCGCTCGCCGGAGGTGTCGAGCCGGGATGTGCGCCCGTCCTCGACGTCGGCGGGCACGCGACCCGCCCCGTCGACGACCGCCGCACCGGTGATCTGCAGAACCTCACGAGTCATGTCCTCCTCCGTCGGTGAGCCGACTGCGACCATGGTTCGAGCACCACGGCACCGGCTTTCTTTTCCAATGGATAAACTGCGGGAGTGACCCTGTCAAGCACGGAACGCACCGGTGACGCACGCGAGCGCCTCCTGGCGCGGCTCCTCGACGCCTTCGCGGAGGCCCTTCCCACGCCGGAGGTGTCGCTCCGCGAGATCGCCGTCCGCGCCGGGACCAGCCACGCCCTCCTGCGGTACCACTTCGGT
This window of the Saccharopolyspora gloriosae genome carries:
- a CDS encoding SDR family oxidoreductase, yielding MDLGLTGKVAVVPGATSGLGAAVVRGLAAEGAHVAFGGRRGELAAQQAAELPSAVGIGVDITEPDGPRSLIDAAAVFGPVDVLVLNGGGPAPGTAAEMSAEAAQDAVRLLLSAHIRLVEAVLPGMRERGWGRIVAIGSSGVQQPINGLAASNVGRGALAGYLKTLAGEVAADGVTANMVLPGRIETERLNSLNAAMAERRGVAADEVRDASRADIPAGRFGTPEEYAAAVVFLASAQASYITGEQLRCDGGLIRAH
- a CDS encoding alpha/beta hydrolase, coding for MSTMWHGCLADTDYFEMRSGGGHDYGVWVTTPPGYDPATTRAPALYVLDGNWAVGMTAPLIVAQADPMQRIQPYIQVSVGYAGEDAQHWDRLRNRDLVPPGEPIAAELVDAAEAGFRAGSRTREETDAYLAELRDTHADAFLNFLTAELHPRIERDYGTATSGHGLFGYSYGGLFGLYTWLTGCPLFESIGAGSPGVAGADSRIFARLQELGDGQRAARLHVTLNEQELLGDMAIYQAMSKNTATVLHRLTARGEAVTSAIMRETHVTGLQASFLSYLRTCRAR
- a CDS encoding amidohydrolase family protein — its product is MASARRIDVHHHVVPPAYRERLRRDGVDAGGRGTPDWSPQASLDLMGRNDIETAILSVTTPGVEPWPGQDGRAMARTVNEYCAELAAEHPGRFGFWATLTLPDVDGALAEAAYALDELGADGVVLLANSGGTYLGDPAFEPLMAELGRRGAVVFVHPSALPAEPVPGIPPFAADFLLDTVRAATNLVAGGTVHRHPGLKVVLSHAGGFLPYAAERIAACLEMAGGERGTAELLGDLRRFYFDTALSASPYSLPGLTAFADPERILFGSDFPYAPAEIATFMTERLDAAPGIDHAAIDRTNAARLLPRRG